A stretch of the Desulfitobacterium chlororespirans DSM 11544 genome encodes the following:
- a CDS encoding amidohydrolase, with amino-acid sequence MLLIKNGTLLTMTGEPIENGQLLVDKGKIMAVGKDLIIPEHCPTLDAEGGFIIPGMIDAHCHAGMWEDGLDFEGADGNEGTDPATPHLRAVDAINPRDRALVEAYEHGVTCICTGPGSANVIGGQFATIKTKGTRIDKMILQETAAMKVAFGENPKKRYSAKQQSPSTRMATAAIWREYLFKAKNYLENKEKGSGFDLKLESLIPVVRGELNVKAHVHRADDIFTAIRIAKEFGLKMTLEHCTEGHLIADELAEEGFSAIAGPFIGPRGKVELKELTFDTPAILHKAGVKIALMTDHPVVPVHYLPLCAALAVKAGLAEETALKAITLNPAEILGISERVGSLEAGKDADIAVFDRHPLDVQAQTTWVLIDGEVVFKRGYLGDSQR; translated from the coding sequence ATGTTATTAATTAAAAATGGAACGCTGCTTACAATGACAGGTGAACCGATTGAGAATGGCCAACTGCTTGTGGATAAGGGCAAAATCATGGCCGTGGGCAAGGATTTGATCATTCCCGAACATTGCCCAACCCTTGATGCTGAAGGCGGTTTTATCATACCTGGTATGATTGACGCTCACTGCCATGCAGGTATGTGGGAGGACGGGCTGGATTTTGAGGGAGCGGACGGCAATGAAGGTACTGATCCGGCGACACCCCACCTTAGAGCGGTCGATGCTATTAATCCGCGGGACAGAGCTTTGGTGGAAGCCTATGAACATGGCGTGACCTGCATCTGTACCGGTCCCGGCAGTGCCAATGTGATAGGTGGGCAATTTGCTACGATTAAAACCAAAGGGACAAGAATCGATAAGATGATTCTTCAGGAAACGGCGGCCATGAAGGTTGCTTTCGGTGAAAACCCGAAGAAAAGATACAGTGCCAAGCAACAAAGCCCTTCGACAAGAATGGCTACCGCAGCGATCTGGAGAGAGTATCTGTTCAAAGCCAAAAATTACCTGGAGAATAAAGAGAAGGGTTCAGGGTTTGACCTGAAGCTGGAAAGCTTGATCCCGGTGGTGAGGGGTGAGCTGAATGTCAAAGCCCATGTGCACAGAGCCGATGATATTTTCACGGCAATTCGCATTGCCAAAGAGTTTGGACTTAAAATGACCTTGGAGCACTGCACAGAAGGGCATTTAATCGCTGATGAGCTGGCGGAAGAAGGCTTTTCCGCCATCGCAGGACCCTTCATCGGCCCCAGGGGAAAAGTGGAGCTGAAAGAACTGACCTTTGACACCCCGGCGATCCTGCATAAAGCCGGGGTAAAAATAGCTTTGATGACCGATCATCCGGTTGTTCCCGTACATTATCTGCCCTTGTGCGCGGCCTTGGCGGTCAAAGCGGGACTGGCTGAAGAGACGGCCCTTAAGGCCATAACTCTGAATCCTGCTGAAATACTGGGGATTTCGGAGAGGGTAGGTTCCCTGGAGGCGGGTAAAGACGCAGATATTGCGGTCTTTGACCGGCATCCCTTGGATGTTCAGGCACAAACCACCTGGGTGCTGATCGATGGTGAGGTTGTCTTTAAACGAGGATACCTTGGCGATAGTCAGCGATAA
- a CDS encoding class I SAM-dependent DNA methyltransferase: protein MDQVNAYRNSAHLYDLDQRDLVTADVPFYLEYASGFGGGILELGCGTGRIAIPLAEAGHDITALDLSEDMLAVLSAKLTNVAAGTKKKLALVQGNMADFSLWRTFDMIIAPFRAFQVLTRAEDINGCLACMREHLNDGGIVIINVFRPFGTLDESWCYPETVQWERWDDATGSKVVKKHWGQRIDIENQIIYPGFAYEVMANNGVVERFADNLALKYYYYEQLTKLLQDAGFRIREEYGWYDKSPIENGRELIFVCTR from the coding sequence GTGGATCAGGTCAATGCTTATAGGAATTCGGCGCACCTTTATGATTTGGATCAGCGGGATCTCGTCACGGCGGACGTCCCTTTTTATCTTGAATATGCTAGTGGTTTTGGGGGCGGAATCCTTGAGCTGGGCTGCGGAACAGGCCGGATCGCTATTCCTCTTGCTGAGGCAGGGCACGATATTACCGCTCTCGATCTCTCAGAAGATATGCTTGCTGTCTTATCAGCGAAGCTCACCAATGTAGCTGCCGGAACGAAGAAAAAGCTGGCGCTTGTGCAGGGAAATATGGCGGACTTTTCCCTTTGGAGAACCTTTGACATGATAATCGCCCCATTTCGGGCTTTTCAGGTGCTGACCAGGGCTGAAGATATAAACGGATGTTTGGCTTGCATGCGCGAGCATTTGAATGATGGCGGTATCGTTATTATCAATGTTTTTCGCCCTTTTGGGACACTTGATGAAAGTTGGTGTTATCCTGAAACGGTCCAATGGGAGCGCTGGGATGATGCAACAGGCAGCAAAGTAGTCAAGAAGCATTGGGGTCAACGGATCGATATTGAGAATCAGATAATATATCCTGGCTTTGCCTATGAAGTTATGGCGAACAACGGGGTGGTTGAACGATTCGCCGATAATTTGGCACTCAAATATTATTACTACGAACAGCTGACAAAGCTTTTGCAGGACGCTGGCTTCCGCATTAGAGAAGAATATGGATGGTACGATAAATCACCTATTGAAAATGGGAGAGAATTAATATTTGTTTGCACACGTTAG
- a CDS encoding arylamine N-acetyltransferase family protein, with the protein MYEELSAPLPDKKRYLERIGFTGELKPNLDTLNRLILAQLHTVPFENLDVYDVGRDILLDTESLFDKIVVQGRGGYCFELNGLFMSLLQDIGFDCYPVMVRVVWMATGYMPISHCAGIVTIEGTRYFCDVGFGGPAPCSALRLDDPGEQQSGANRFVFAQAPDGDFIIYRTVDGDREQLLKFNDRPCQNVDFLAPNEYLSQNKQSGFKQMRMINIAREGGSAAINNNVLRLHQGGQVEETLLDTEGKLREALLNYFGLAVSFPLKL; encoded by the coding sequence ATGTACGAAGAATTATCCGCACCGCTGCCGGATAAAAAGCGGTATCTGGAAAGAATCGGCTTTACCGGTGAACTGAAGCCCAACCTGGACACACTCAATCGACTTATCCTGGCCCAGCTGCACACCGTTCCCTTTGAAAATCTCGACGTCTATGACGTTGGCCGGGATATTCTCCTGGACACCGAATCCCTTTTTGACAAAATTGTCGTCCAGGGCAGAGGCGGCTACTGCTTTGAACTCAACGGGCTTTTCATGAGCCTTTTGCAGGATATTGGTTTCGACTGTTATCCCGTTATGGTGCGGGTGGTCTGGATGGCGACGGGCTATATGCCTATTTCGCACTGTGCCGGAATTGTCACTATTGAGGGAACACGGTACTTCTGTGATGTGGGTTTCGGTGGTCCGGCCCCCTGCAGCGCGCTGAGACTGGATGACCCCGGGGAGCAGCAATCGGGAGCGAACCGCTTTGTTTTTGCTCAAGCCCCTGATGGCGACTTTATCATTTACAGGACAGTGGATGGCGACAGGGAGCAACTCCTCAAATTTAACGATCGCCCCTGCCAGAATGTCGATTTCCTTGCCCCCAACGAATATTTATCCCAGAATAAACAATCCGGCTTTAAACAAATGCGTATGATCAATATCGCCCGGGAAGGCGGCAGTGCCGCGATCAACAACAATGTTCTGAGGCTCCATCAGGGTGGGCAGGTGGAGGAAACCCTGCTCGACACGGAAGGCAAGCTCAGGGAAGCGCTCCTGAATTATTTCGGTCTGGCGGTCAGCTTTCCTCTCAAACTTTAA
- a CDS encoding helix-turn-helix transcriptional regulator, which translates to MNNNIKQHRKEKNISQEDLAKRCNVSRQTINAIENNKYDPTLSLAFKLAEVLQITVDELFKSK; encoded by the coding sequence ATGAACAATAACATCAAGCAGCACAGAAAAGAAAAGAATATCTCCCAAGAGGATTTGGCCAAAAGATGCAATGTGTCAAGGCAAACGATCAATGCCATTGAAAACAACAAATATGACCCTACCCTTTCTTTAGCCTTTAAGCTGGCGGAGGTACTGCAGATCACCGTAGATGAATTATTCAAATCAAAGTGA
- a CDS encoding DEAD/DEAH box helicase encodes MSEPSLEIFNKLTERWFTNDLGAPTAVQEQAWPVIAAGRHTLVSAPTGTGKTLTAFLVFIDRLLEQATKGTLKQELQLIYISPLKSLAGDIRENLRRPLEGILAEQSKAGVPAGPELHIGMRTGDTPQKERNRMIKTPPHILITTPESLYLMLTSQSGQKILRTAQAIVIDELHALIDSKRGAHLMLSVARLDRLCSRPLQRIGLSATIEPLDIAAHYLSPDPVTVIAPQMEKQIRIEVTSPLSDQRVALKDTVWKELAKTVYAYYGGAGSAIAFVEGRAYAEKLAYFINQLGGEGFARTHHGSLAKEQRFEVEQALRSGSLRLLCATSSMELGIDVGEIDQVFQIGCPRSISSTMQRLGRAGHNPNRISVMHMFPREAVEGLYCGLTAEVARQGGIEYSRPPRLCLDILAQHLVSMACGEGYTVEDVLSLLPRAYPFREVTAEDVRAILGMLAGDYEHERDIPVRPRIIYDRLHGQVRGDAYSRMLAVSAGGTIPDRGLYACRTESGVKLGELDEEFVFESRLGDRFLLGTFAWQIAGISKDTVTVTPATTAGARLPFWHGDLKGRRLRTGLAFGEIFRRLTQAAQSGTLLKELKKLGLDEAAAQSALGFLQRQLQSTGSLPDDKTIIIERFKDESGNHQLMVHSVLGRPVNEPLSLLVREVAARHMETTINAVADDDGFLLFPYDGSPLPQGLLQEVVPTTARQIAAALLPATPLYNMNFRYNTARALLMGVKGNQRQPLWIQRMRSAELLASLVEQEQHPLIRETRRECLEDYWDLDGVEYLLQGIQAGDIQVRELYLDVPSPMSLTLRRQTEAAMMYDYAPTPQPIHQAIESALKKVEGIEPAPEQLACVSERARLPQDADQLHALLMMEGDLTAGELEVPIEWLEALAAGGRVQYIEPGLWIAAEQVQEYEEALSGRDLQAGQRLVRRLLRYRGAQSAEQVGERYLWPVERALELLALLCAEGKAVEQEGLYYHGELYDRARKATIKSRRQITTLPAECYAALLASRMQISAPAAEQLEVALKTFRDQPFPAEAWETILLPTRVGNYRPELMDACLAGGTLFWRLSPDGGLSYHLTADLDWEADLSGTLEALTGKEKVIYQALLNYGASFMQRLNGLVEGSPYDTLLQLAAQGLVSSDSFIPVRQWLDWDKLQKSTPRQRVNARMRILATGRWEVIRPLKALSVEEQLERNFDRAVILCRETIQGISWSTALATLRIWEYTGRVRRGYFIEGLSGIQFIREKDYAGTMLALTQPRDQILWLNASDPAQPWGKSLPHRPDRRFHNLPGTAVALRAGVPVAVLERQGRNLRVFAPEHLAPALEAFVQDYAGRRIFPAQTRIVVKDYPPEANPALDAAGFSRELLDYVLYRPYR; translated from the coding sequence ATGTCAGAACCTTCACTGGAAATCTTTAATAAGCTGACGGAGCGCTGGTTTACCAACGACCTCGGTGCGCCCACAGCAGTTCAGGAGCAAGCCTGGCCGGTGATTGCCGCCGGCCGGCATACGCTGGTATCCGCTCCTACCGGTACCGGCAAGACCCTGACGGCATTTTTGGTCTTTATCGATAGATTGCTGGAACAGGCTACAAAGGGTACTTTAAAGCAAGAATTGCAGCTCATCTATATCTCTCCTCTGAAATCCTTGGCTGGTGACATCCGGGAGAATCTGCGCCGTCCTCTGGAGGGGATTCTGGCGGAACAGTCAAAAGCAGGTGTCCCGGCCGGTCCGGAGCTGCACATCGGTATGCGCACAGGTGATACCCCGCAAAAAGAGCGGAACCGGATGATCAAAACTCCGCCCCATATTCTGATTACCACCCCCGAATCCCTTTACCTGATGCTGACCAGCCAATCCGGGCAGAAAATTCTGCGCACCGCCCAGGCTATCGTTATCGATGAGCTGCATGCCCTGATCGATTCCAAGCGGGGGGCGCACCTGATGCTGTCCGTGGCCCGGCTGGACAGGCTGTGCAGCCGGCCGCTGCAGCGGATTGGCTTATCAGCAACTATCGAGCCTTTAGATATCGCCGCCCACTATCTTTCTCCCGACCCGGTGACGGTGATCGCCCCCCAGATGGAAAAACAGATCCGCATTGAAGTGACCAGCCCCTTGTCCGATCAGCGGGTGGCCTTAAAGGACACGGTCTGGAAAGAGCTGGCTAAAACGGTCTATGCCTATTACGGCGGTGCCGGCAGTGCCATTGCCTTTGTGGAAGGGCGGGCTTACGCGGAAAAGCTGGCTTATTTTATCAATCAGCTGGGGGGAGAGGGCTTTGCCCGCACCCATCACGGCAGCTTAGCCAAGGAACAGCGTTTTGAAGTGGAGCAGGCTCTGCGCAGTGGGAGTCTGAGGCTTTTGTGTGCCACTTCCTCCATGGAGCTGGGCATCGACGTGGGGGAGATCGATCAGGTCTTCCAGATTGGCTGTCCCCGATCCATTTCCAGCACCATGCAGCGTTTGGGCCGGGCCGGACACAATCCCAACCGGATCAGCGTCATGCATATGTTTCCCCGGGAAGCGGTGGAAGGCCTCTATTGCGGACTGACTGCGGAGGTGGCCCGCCAGGGGGGAATCGAGTACTCCCGGCCGCCCCGGCTTTGCCTGGACATCCTGGCCCAGCATCTGGTATCCATGGCCTGCGGCGAGGGTTATACGGTGGAGGATGTGCTGAGCCTGCTGCCCCGAGCATATCCCTTCCGGGAGGTAACAGCGGAGGATGTGCGGGCAATCCTGGGCATGCTGGCGGGGGATTACGAACATGAACGGGATATCCCTGTGCGCCCCAGAATTATCTATGACCGGCTGCATGGCCAGGTCCGGGGGGATGCCTACAGCCGGATGCTGGCCGTCAGCGCGGGGGGAACCATCCCGGACCGGGGGTTATATGCCTGCCGGACAGAAAGTGGCGTCAAGCTGGGGGAATTGGACGAGGAATTTGTCTTTGAATCGAGGCTCGGGGACCGGTTTTTGCTGGGCACCTTTGCCTGGCAGATTGCCGGCATCTCCAAGGACACCGTGACCGTAACCCCGGCCACTACGGCCGGGGCCAGGCTGCCCTTTTGGCACGGGGATCTGAAAGGGCGCAGGCTGCGCACCGGCCTGGCTTTTGGTGAGATTTTCCGCCGGCTGACCCAGGCGGCCCAATCAGGGACCTTGCTCAAGGAACTGAAAAAACTGGGGCTGGATGAGGCTGCCGCCCAAAGCGCTCTGGGCTTTCTCCAGCGCCAACTCCAGAGCACCGGCAGCCTGCCTGATGATAAAACCATCATCATCGAACGTTTTAAGGATGAGAGCGGCAACCATCAGCTGATGGTCCATTCCGTCCTGGGCCGCCCGGTGAATGAGCCTCTGTCCCTATTGGTCAGGGAAGTGGCCGCCCGCCATATGGAGACCACCATCAATGCAGTGGCCGACGATGACGGCTTCCTGCTCTTTCCCTATGATGGCAGCCCCCTGCCTCAGGGTCTGCTCCAGGAGGTGGTGCCGACCACCGCCCGGCAGATTGCCGCCGCTTTGTTGCCGGCCACCCCTCTCTATAATATGAATTTTCGTTATAACACGGCCCGGGCCCTCTTGATGGGGGTAAAAGGCAATCAGCGCCAGCCCTTGTGGATTCAGCGCATGCGCAGCGCGGAACTCCTGGCTTCTCTGGTGGAGCAGGAACAGCATCCGCTGATCCGGGAAACCAGGCGGGAATGCTTGGAGGATTACTGGGATTTAGACGGAGTTGAATATCTCCTCCAGGGCATTCAGGCAGGAGATATTCAAGTTCGGGAGCTTTACCTTGATGTTCCTTCACCCATGTCCCTGACCCTGAGGCGGCAGACGGAAGCCGCCATGATGTACGATTATGCGCCCACGCCCCAACCCATCCATCAGGCTATAGAGTCAGCCTTAAAGAAAGTGGAGGGGATTGAGCCGGCTCCGGAGCAGCTGGCCTGCGTATCCGAGCGGGCCAGACTTCCCCAGGATGCGGACCAGCTCCATGCCCTGCTGATGATGGAAGGGGATCTGACGGCAGGAGAGCTGGAGGTCCCCATTGAATGGCTGGAGGCATTGGCGGCCGGGGGGCGGGTTCAGTATATCGAGCCCGGCCTGTGGATTGCCGCCGAGCAGGTTCAGGAATATGAGGAGGCTTTATCCGGACGGGATCTACAGGCCGGCCAACGGCTGGTCCGCAGGCTGCTGCGCTACCGGGGAGCCCAATCGGCCGAGCAGGTGGGGGAACGTTACCTGTGGCCCGTGGAGAGGGCCCTTGAGCTTCTGGCCTTGCTTTGTGCTGAGGGAAAAGCGGTGGAGCAGGAAGGACTGTATTACCATGGGGAGCTTTATGACCGGGCCAGAAAGGCCACGATTAAAAGCCGCCGCCAGATAACCACTTTGCCGGCCGAGTGTTATGCCGCTCTGCTGGCCAGCCGGATGCAGATTTCGGCCCCTGCTGCCGAACAACTGGAAGTCGCGCTGAAAACCTTCAGGGATCAGCCCTTTCCGGCGGAGGCCTGGGAAACTATTCTGCTGCCTACCCGGGTGGGGAATTACCGTCCGGAGCTGATGGATGCTTGTCTGGCCGGCGGCACCCTGTTCTGGCGGCTCAGTCCCGATGGGGGACTCAGTTATCACCTGACCGCTGATCTTGACTGGGAGGCGGATCTGTCCGGGACCCTGGAAGCCTTAACGGGCAAGGAAAAGGTGATCTATCAGGCTTTGCTGAATTATGGGGCCAGCTTTATGCAGCGATTGAACGGACTGGTGGAAGGCTCCCCCTATGATACCCTGCTCCAACTGGCAGCCCAAGGGCTGGTGAGCTCGGACAGCTTTATTCCCGTCCGCCAGTGGCTGGACTGGGATAAGCTGCAAAAGAGCACACCCCGGCAGCGGGTCAATGCCCGGATGAGAATTCTGGCCACCGGACGCTGGGAGGTCATCCGCCCACTTAAGGCCCTGAGCGTGGAAGAGCAGCTGGAGCGCAACTTTGACCGGGCGGTGATTCTCTGCCGGGAGACCATCCAGGGAATAAGCTGGAGCACAGCTCTGGCAACCCTGCGCATCTGGGAGTATACCGGCCGGGTGCGCCGGGGCTACTTTATCGAAGGGCTGTCGGGAATCCAGTTTATCCGGGAGAAAGATTATGCCGGTACTATGCTTGCCTTAACCCAGCCCCGGGATCAGATCCTTTGGCTGAACGCTAGCGATCCAGCTCAGCCCTGGGGCAAAAGCCTGCCTCACCGGCCGGACAGGAGATTTCACAATCTTCCCGGAACAGCTGTAGCCTTGCGCGCCGGTGTGCCTGTGGCCGTGCTGGAACGGCAGGGCAGGAACCTGCGGGTTTTTGCGCCCGAGCATCTGGCTCCGGCTCTGGAGGCTTTCGTCCAGGATTATGCCGGCCGCCGAATCTTCCCGGCCCAGACCCGGATTGTCGTCAAGGATTACCCGCCGGAAGCCAACCCAGCTCTCGACGCGGCCGGCTTCAGCCGTGAGCTGCTGGATTATGTGCTCTACCGACCCTATCGCTGA
- a CDS encoding LysR family transcriptional regulator, whose amino-acid sequence MEIKHLEYFVEVARQKSFSKAAEKCHVTQSTISKLIKDLEWELGTSLFNRTSKYVQLTDTGAIFLDQALEIVTKFENLTHEFQNRIKLERGKISIGLLPITGTTLFAELLGEFKKKYPQIDISLSERGSKKVIMDILDGTLDVGVVCSVPDSQYFESFAFAEDPLYVIVSVRNPISKSASIDLKSLADEPFVLYSSEFSLHDEIISKCKNEGFEPNIIFETSQFELMTQMVAADLGIAFLPGAACRELDPRRFAVIPVTNPQIIHQMFIIWKRGRSMSHAANLWLQFATKFFVKS is encoded by the coding sequence ATGGAAATCAAGCATTTGGAGTATTTTGTTGAAGTGGCTCGTCAGAAGAGTTTCAGTAAAGCTGCGGAAAAATGTCACGTTACTCAATCAACCATCAGCAAATTGATCAAAGATCTGGAATGGGAATTGGGCACTTCCTTGTTTAACCGGACATCCAAATATGTGCAGTTGACGGATACAGGGGCTATATTTCTAGATCAAGCATTGGAGATCGTAACCAAGTTCGAAAATTTAACCCACGAATTTCAAAACCGCATTAAACTGGAACGAGGAAAGATTTCCATTGGCCTGCTGCCCATTACCGGGACCACCTTATTTGCCGAATTGCTGGGAGAATTTAAAAAGAAGTACCCGCAAATAGACATCAGCCTTTCTGAGCGCGGATCGAAGAAAGTGATCATGGATATTTTAGACGGAACCTTAGATGTGGGAGTCGTCTGCAGCGTGCCGGACAGTCAGTATTTTGAATCCTTTGCCTTTGCCGAAGATCCCTTATATGTTATCGTTTCCGTCCGCAACCCCATCAGCAAATCGGCATCCATCGATCTCAAATCGTTAGCAGATGAACCCTTTGTTTTATATTCCAGCGAATTCAGCTTGCATGACGAGATCATCAGCAAGTGTAAAAATGAAGGCTTTGAACCGAACATTATTTTTGAAACCTCTCAGTTTGAACTGATGACTCAGATGGTTGCCGCCGATTTGGGAATCGCTTTTCTGCCGGGGGCCGCTTGCCGGGAGTTGGACCCGCGGCGCTTTGCCGTTATACCGGTGACCAATCCGCAGATTATTCACCAGATGTTCATCATTTGGAAACGAGGGCGCTCCATGTCCCATGCGGCTAATTTATGGCTGCAGTTTGCCACTAAGTTCTTTGTCAAAAGTTGA
- a CDS encoding CidA/LrgA family protein, which produces MAQGLRFIVQIALLWVIYQLGNWVAEKSHLPIPGNVLGMIILFLLLLAGIIRIEWIEEGADLLLKHLAFFFIPIAVGLMQWIGLFQLSGAQLLVSIVLGTAVCVMVMNSVTALLVRFRSPKGGV; this is translated from the coding sequence ATGGCTCAGGGGTTGCGTTTTATCGTGCAGATTGCTTTGCTTTGGGTAATCTATCAATTGGGAAATTGGGTAGCGGAAAAAAGCCATCTTCCCATTCCGGGAAATGTTTTGGGTATGATTATCTTGTTTTTGTTATTGCTGGCGGGAATTATTCGCATCGAATGGATCGAAGAAGGAGCAGATTTGCTGCTTAAACATCTTGCTTTTTTCTTTATTCCCATTGCCGTAGGATTGATGCAATGGATAGGGTTATTCCAATTAAGCGGCGCCCAGCTTTTAGTGTCCATTGTTCTTGGCACAGCAGTATGCGTTATGGTTATGAACTCAGTGACCGCCTTGCTGGTCCGGTTTCGTTCACCTAAAGGAGGAGTTTAA
- a CDS encoding LrgB family protein — MNLLFVLMMMAITVGAYAFSRFLNKRYPSPLVNVVFLSTALIIAIFWISGITVSQYQETKTILTYLLGPATVALAIPLYRSREVLRKNILPVVGGIVVGTTVNIVTTVLVAEWLGLDKLIVTSLVPKSVTVPIAVSVSGILSGDPTLTSVFVIATGIIGSFLTPALLNLFKVTNPLVRGLAYGTTAHGQGTASALAEGTVQGSMSGVAMGIAAIYMSVAAPFLVHHLLNL, encoded by the coding sequence ATGAACTTGTTGTTTGTATTGATGATGATGGCCATTACGGTAGGCGCCTATGCCTTTAGCCGCTTCTTAAATAAGCGTTATCCCAGTCCATTGGTCAACGTGGTCTTCCTGAGCACCGCCTTAATCATCGCTATTTTTTGGATTTCCGGCATTACAGTGAGCCAGTATCAGGAGACCAAGACTATTTTGACTTACCTTCTGGGGCCGGCCACAGTGGCTTTGGCCATTCCGCTCTACCGGAGCCGGGAAGTATTAAGAAAAAATATCCTGCCAGTGGTGGGCGGGATCGTGGTAGGAACTACGGTCAATATCGTTACGACAGTTTTGGTGGCTGAATGGTTAGGGTTGGATAAGCTCATTGTGACCTCCTTAGTGCCTAAATCCGTGACCGTTCCCATTGCCGTCAGCGTCTCCGGCATCTTAAGCGGCGATCCGACCCTCACTTCGGTTTTCGTCATTGCTACCGGCATCATTGGGTCCTTTTTGACCCCCGCTTTATTAAATCTGTTCAAAGTGACCAATCCTTTGGTGCGCGGATTAGCCTATGGAACCACTGCCCATGGTCAGGGTACGGCATCGGCCTTGGCTGAGGGGACGGTTCAGGGTTCCATGTCCGGGGTGGCTATGGGAATTGCCGCCATTTATATGTCGGTCGCCGCTCCGTTTTTAGTCCATCATTTATTGAACCTGTAA
- the yeiL gene encoding transcriptional regulator YeiL: MKRFYPKSEHDPYYQVMKSLAHLPLGKLLTHAHIEVFERGEYLSRCNEPIHTLYYLISGKAKIYMIHDDGKQSILQFLSKDNYVGELSLLGVEDVPKDVVALQQCVCLASPLEQFKPLMLSDAAFLHHLCVYLGQKVLTRSERFSENLNYPLKNRLAAFILFTAHDRIYGEKHVETAEYLGVSYRHLLYTIQQFKEEGILIKQKGAYFIADPQALQVLAKDIRA, encoded by the coding sequence ATGAAAAGATTTTATCCCAAATCGGAACATGATCCTTATTATCAAGTCATGAAGAGCCTTGCTCACCTACCTCTTGGAAAATTGCTTACCCATGCACATATTGAAGTATTCGAGAGGGGCGAATATCTTTCGCGCTGCAACGAACCGATCCATACCCTTTATTATCTGATTTCAGGTAAAGCAAAGATCTATATGATTCATGATGATGGGAAACAATCCATCCTGCAGTTTCTGAGCAAAGATAATTATGTGGGGGAGCTGTCCTTGCTGGGTGTGGAAGATGTGCCTAAAGATGTGGTTGCTCTTCAGCAATGCGTCTGTCTCGCCTCTCCCCTTGAGCAATTCAAGCCGCTAATGCTGTCCGATGCCGCTTTTCTCCACCATCTCTGTGTTTACCTCGGCCAAAAAGTATTGACCCGCTCCGAACGATTCTCGGAAAACCTGAATTACCCGCTTAAAAATCGGCTGGCAGCTTTTATTCTGTTTACCGCCCATGATCGCATCTATGGAGAAAAACATGTGGAAACGGCGGAATATTTGGGCGTAAGCTATCGCCATTTGCTTTACACCATTCAGCAGTTCAAAGAAGAAGGCATCCTGATCAAGCAAAAAGGAGCCTATTTTATTGCTGACCCCCAAGCCCTTCAAGTGCTGGCTAAGGACATACGGGCTTAA
- a CDS encoding GNAT family acetyltransferase — MIYRNAGIEDIGAIRELQQRYHIATISQQDKTDGFVTTLFTEEQFKELIEKENGITLACDGGKLAAYAMAASWDYWAEWPLFQYMINELPNTEYKGTVLSTKNSYQYGPICIDREYRGSEVLLKVFDFSRRQMSQRYPILITFINHVNPRSYYAHTQKLGLDVIKRFEFNNNTYYELGYDTSKALVLGGAVT; from the coding sequence ATGATTTATCGAAATGCTGGGATTGAGGATATAGGGGCTATACGGGAATTACAGCAAAGATATCATATAGCGACTATCAGTCAACAAGACAAGACGGATGGCTTCGTTACCACCTTATTTACGGAAGAGCAGTTTAAAGAATTGATTGAAAAAGAAAATGGCATTACCCTTGCTTGTGACGGCGGGAAGCTGGCGGCCTATGCCATGGCTGCATCCTGGGATTATTGGGCGGAGTGGCCCCTTTTCCAATATATGATCAATGAATTGCCAAACACAGAATATAAGGGAACGGTGCTTTCCACAAAAAACTCTTATCAATATGGGCCGATCTGTATTGACAGAGAATACAGGGGGAGTGAAGTACTCCTCAAGGTTTTTGATTTTTCCAGAAGGCAAATGAGTCAAAGGTATCCGATCCTGATCACGTTTATCAACCATGTAAACCCAAGGTCATACTATGCCCATACCCAAAAGCTGGGCCTGGATGTGATTAAAAGATTCGAATTCAACAACAATACTTATTATGAATTGGGCTATGATACGTCCAAAGCTCTTGTACTTGGAGGCGCGGTGACCTAA